The following proteins are co-located in the Vicugna pacos chromosome 3, VicPac4, whole genome shotgun sequence genome:
- the POU5F2 gene encoding POU domain, class 5, transcription factor 2: MAGHRPANLPLPGGGGGGPRGPVPVRVDTQIWLRAQEAPGRLMALPRVGPRIYPGPEVWGLPPVPPAYEFQGGMVRAHPVPCGPRVGAGEAGTWFPDPSEGTFPGPCIVVRCIPRLALPEDVSAVKKEVEQLAKDLRQKRMTLGYSQADVGFALGVLFGKVLSQTTICRFESQQLSLANMWKLRPLLKMWLEQVDAENLLGLCKMKMILQQARKQRQASRERRIGNNLEKLFLQCPKPTPQQICHIAEQLRLQKDLVRVWFYNRSKMGGWPSNDFSPLEEVEAAGPPFPGGPVCFPLTSGFHFGSPHYAGPYITPLYSPAPFPAGGAILSERPRPPP, encoded by the coding sequence ATGGCCGGACACAGGCCCGCAAACTTACCCCTGCCAGGCGGTGGTGGGGGCGGGCCCAGAGGGCCCGTACCAGTGCGGGTTGACACTCAGATCTGGCTGAGAGCCCAGGAGGCCCCCGGCAGGCTGATGGCCCTGCCCAGGGTCGGGCCGAGAATCTATCCAGGccctgaggtgtgggggttgcCCCCAGTTCCCCCGGCGTACGAATTCCAGGGCGGGATGGTACGAGCCCATCCCGTACCTTGCGGGCCCCGGGTCGGAGCTGGCGAGGCGGGGACCTGGTTCCCAGACCCCTCCGAGGGCACCTTCCCCGGGCCCTGCATCGTCGTGCGGTGCATCCCAAGGCTGGCGCTGCCAGAGGATGTCTCAGCCGTGAAGAAAGAGGTGGAGCAGCTGGCCAAGGATCTGAGGCAGAAGAGGATGACCCTAGGGTACTCGCAGGCCGACGTGGGGTTCGCCTTGGGGGTTCTCTTTGGAAAGGTGCTTAGCCAGACGACCATCTGCCGCTTCGAATCCCAGCAGCTGAGCCTTGCCAACATGTGGAAGCTGCGACCGCTCCTGAAAATGTGGCTGGAGCAAGTGGACGCCGAGAACCTTCTGGGCTTATGCAAAATGAAGATGATCCTGCAGCAGGCTCGGAAGCAGAGACAAGCAAGCAGGGAGAGGCGCATCGGAAACAACCTGGAGAAACTCTTCCTGCAGTGCCCGAAGCCCACACCCCAGCAGATCTGCCACATCGCTGAGCAGCTCCGGCTGCAGAAGGACCTGGTCCGAGTTTGGTTCTATAACCGGAGCAAGATGGGCGGTTGGCCAAGCAATGATTTCTCCCCactggaggaggtggaggcagcCGGGCCTCCTTTCCCAGGGGGACCGGTGTGCTTTCCCCTGACATCGGGATTCCATTTTGGTTCCCCCCACTATGCGGGACCCTACATTACACCTTTGTactcccctgcccctttccctgcaGGAGGAGCCATCCTCTCTGAGAGACCCCGGCCACCGCCCTGA